A region from the Acyrthosiphon pisum isolate AL4f chromosome A1, pea_aphid_22Mar2018_4r6ur, whole genome shotgun sequence genome encodes:
- the LOC100162344 gene encoding uncharacterized protein LOC100162344 (The RefSeq protein has 2 substitutions compared to this genomic sequence), translating to MNSIKKNIQDTYTKEYLALNKRNDGRELMNFRDASLNLNTIHTADGSAVVKIGNTAVVCGIKAELGVPKAEAPDIGYLLVNIELPSLCSKKIRPGIPCDEAMQMTSFLNEVCNNCKILDLQQLCISVDKLVWVLSCDIYCLNYDGSVLDACLIALLSALQTVKIPEVKYDKETEETTVIENYIPLKVNSLPVSSTFGVFNEKYILADPTEEEEQLCVSKLTVVTNGSLIFSLHKPGGEFIKDSQIQNCIKHVNNRAKTICQLIKAAQ from the exons ATGAACTCGATCAAGAA aaatataCAAGACACATACACCAAAGAATATCTT GCACTTAATAAAAGGAATGATGGTAGAGAATTAATGAACTTTCGAGATGCGTCACTAAATTTGAACACAATACACACAGCAGATGGATCGGCAGTAGTAAAAATTGGGAATACAGCTGTTGTTTGTGGCATTAAAGCA GAATTAGGTGTTCCTAAAGCTGAAGCTCCAGATATTGGATATCTTTTAGTAAATATTGAACTACCTAGCCtatgctctaaaaaaattcGACCAGGAATCCCATGTGATGAAGCAATGCAAATGACCAGCTTCCTTAATGAAGTGTGTAATAATTGCAAAATACTAGATCTACAACAATTGTGTATTTCTGTAGATAAATTAGTGTGGATCTTGTCGTGTGATATATATTGTTTGAACTATGACGGATCTGTCTTAGATGCATGTTTAATAGCATTGTTATCAGCATTACAAACAG ttAAGATACCAGAAGTAAAATATGACAAAGAAACTGAAGAAACAACTGTCATTGAAAATTACATTccgttaaaagttaacagtttaCCAGTATCGTCAACCTTTGgggtatttaatgaaaaatatattttagctgATCCAACTGAAGAAGAAGAGCAATTATGTGTTAGTAAACTGACAGTTGTGACCAATGGTtccttaatattttcattacacAAACCTG gaggagaattcataaaagatagccaaattcaaaattgtattaaacatgCTAATAATAGAGCAAAAACAATTTGTCAATTAATAAAAGctgcacaataa
- the LOC100160996 gene encoding cyclin-A2, with protein MEFTVFRDQENANNVLRNKENNVPPRDQQPSKRRSVLGVLNAKQPLTKKTQPKPKPQGTNKFGFPIKSSVPFTIHEDPQLNKKAAASENLSRNNVENQKPLLLKNETNISEAKATLPKIELLKERRKPLSDVSQIVAPSVKSEVKTDDTDIKDIDESANSSNVYSPMSIDNDKSIQSTCHSMTAHRLSCDVDTYTVELYSYLRDVEKLHRPKPGYMRRQPDVTYSMRAILVDWLVEVAQEYKLQNETLYLAVSFIDRFLSLMSVVRAKLQLLGTAAMFVASKYEEIYPPDVSEFVYITDDTYTKKQVLKMEQLILKVLGFDVSNPTTVIFLTHICVHCNVPLKVMYLAMYLGEMSLLEADPYLSYTPSIIGCGAVALARLILDYEVIWPENMAELTNYSLNDLIPILKHLNHTYKTAPHSQQSAIRSKYKSARYHSVSEIEYNDLIVPEETAQKEMAERLKLVDVQDKS; from the exons ATGGAGTTTACGGTTTTTCGGGATCAAGAAAACGCCAACAACGTTTTGCGCAACAAGGAGAATAATGTGCCGCCGAGGGACCAGCAGCCCTCCAAACGACGATCGGTGCTCGGCGTGCTGAACGCCAAACAACCCTTAACCAAAAAAACGCAACCGAAACCCAag cctCAAGGTACCAATAAATTTGGTTTTCCTATTAAATCATCAGTGCCATTTACAATTCATGAAGAtccacaattaaataaaaaagctgCTGCTAGTGAAAACTTGTCAAGAAACAATGTGGAAAATCAAAAGCCTCTGCTACTCAAGAATGAAACTAATATCAGTGAAGCaaag GCCACTCTACCCAAGATAGAATTATTGAAAGAGAGAAGAAAACCATTGTCTGATGTAAGCCAAATTGTTGCACCATCTGTAAAAAGTGAAGTAAAAACAGATGATACAGACATTAAGGATATTGATGAATCGGCAAATTCAAGCAATGTATACTCACCTATGTCCATTGATAATGATAAGTCTATACAAAGTACTTGTCATTCTATGACTGCACACAGGTTAAGTTGTGATGTAGACACTTACACAGTCGAGTTATACTCTTATCTCAGGGATGTCGAG aaATTACATCGTCCTAAACCTGGATACATGAGAAGGCAGCCAGACGTGACATACAGTATGAGAGCAATATTAGTGGATTGGTTGGTCGAAGTAGCACAAGAATACAAGCTACAAAATGAAACTCTGTACTTGGCTGTGTCATTTATTGATCGTTTCCTTAGCTTAATGTCAGTGGTCCGTGCTAAACTCCAATTGTTGGGTACCGCTGCTATGTTTGTTGCATC gaaaTATGAAGAAATTTATCCTCCAGATGTTAgtgaatttgtttatataactgATGATACTTACACTAAGAAACAAGTACTTAAAATGGAACAGTTGATATTGAAAGTTTTAGGGTTTGATGTATCAAATCCCACAACTGTTATTTTCTTAACTCACATTTGTGTTCATTGCAATGTTCCATTGAAAGTTATGTACTTAGCAATG TATTTGGGTGAAATGAGTTTACTAGAAGCTGATCCCTACTTATCATATACACCTTCAATAATTGGCTGTGGAGCTGTTGCATTAGCTagattaatattagattatgaAGTTATTTGGCCTGAAAATATGGCTGAATTAACTAACTACAGTTTAAATGATCTGATACCTATTCTGAAACATTTAAACCACACTTATAAAACCGCTCCACATTCCCAACAATCTGCCATTCGGTCAAAGTATAAGTCTGCCAG GTATCATAGTGTCTCCGAAATTGAGTACAACGACTTGATTGTGCCTGAAGAAACTGCTCAAAAAGAAATGGCTGAGAGACTCAAGTTGGTTGATGTTCAAGACAAGTCATGA